A stretch of the Ictidomys tridecemlineatus isolate mIctTri1 chromosome 5, mIctTri1.hap1, whole genome shotgun sequence genome encodes the following:
- the Flrt3 gene encoding leucine-rich repeat transmembrane protein FLRT3 produces the protein MISPAWSLFLIGTKIGLFLQVAPLSVMAKSCPPVCRCDAGFIYCNDRFLTSIPTGIPEDATTLYLQNNQINNAGIPSDLKNLLKVERIYLYHNSLDEFPTNLPKYVKELHLQENNIRTITYDSLSKIPYLEELHLDDNSVSAVSIEEGAFRDSNYLRLLFLSRNHLSTIPWGLPRTIEELRLDDNRISTISSPSLQGLTSLKRLVLDGNLLNNHGLGDKVFFNLVNLTELSLVRNSLTAAPVNLPGTNLRRLYLQDNHINRVPPNAFSYLRQLYRLDMSNNNLSNLPQGIFDDLDNITQLILRNNPWYCGCKMKWVRDWLQSLPVKVNVRGLMCQAPEKVRGMAIKDLNAELFDCKDSGIVSTIQITTAVPNTVYPAQGQWPAPVTKQPDIKNPKITKDQRTTGSPSRKTIIITVKSVTSDTIHISWKLALPMTALRLSWLKLGHSPAFGSITETIVTGERSEYLVTALEPDSPYRVCMVPMETSNLYLFDETPVCIETETAPLRMYNPTTTLNREQEKEPYKNPNLPLAAIIGGAVALVTIALLALVCWYVHRNGSLFSRNCAYSKGRRRKDDYAEAGTKKDNSILEIRETSFQMLPISNEPISKEEFVIHTIFPPNGMNLYKNNHSESSSNRSYRDSGIPDSDHSHS, from the coding sequence ATGATCAGCCCAGCCTGGAGCCTCTTCCTCATTGGGACTAAAATTGGGCTGTTTCTTCAAGTGGCACCTCTATCAGTCATGGCTAAATCCTGTCCACCTGTGTGCCGCTGTGATGCGGGTTTCATTTACTGCAATGATCGTTTTCTGACATCCATTCCAACAGGAATACCAGAGGATGCTACAACTCTCTACCTTCAgaacaaccaaataaataatgCTGGGATTCCTtcagatttgaaaaacttgctgAAAGTAGAAAGAATATACCTATACCACAACAGTTTAGATGAATTTCCTACCAACCTCCCAAAGTATGTAAAAGAGTTACATTTGCAAGAAAATAACATAAGAACCATCACTTATGATTCACTTTCAAAAATTCCATATCTGGAAGAACTGCATTTAGATGATAACTCTGTCTCTGCTGTTAGCATTGAAGAGGGTGCATTCCGAGACAGTAACTATCTCCGACTGCTTTTCCTATCCCGCAATCACCTTAGCACAATTCCCTGGGGTTTGCCCAGGACTATAGAGGAACTACGCTTGGATGATAACCGCATATCCACTATTTCATCACCATCTCTTCAAGGTCTCACTAGCCTAAAACGTCTGGTGTTAGATGGAAATCTGTTGAACAACCATGGTTTAGGTGACAAAGTTTTCTTCAACCTAGTTAACTTAACAGAACTGTCACTGGTACGGAATTCTTTGACTGCTGCACCAGTAAACCTTCCAGGCACAAACCTGCGGAGGCTTTACCTTCAAGATAACCACATCAACCGGGTGCCcccaaatgctttttcttatcTAAGGCAGCTGTACCGACTTGATATGTCCAACAATAACCTAAGTAATTTACCTCAGGGTATCTTTGATGATTTGGACAATATAACCCAATTGATTCTTCGCAACAATCCCTGGTATTGTGGGTGCAAGATGAAATGGGTACGTGACTGGTTACAGTCACTACCTGTGAAGGTCAATGTGCGTGGGCTCATGTGCCAAGCTCCCGAGAAAGTTCGTGGAATGGCTATCAAGGACCTCAATGCAGAACTATTTGATTGTAAAGACAGTGGGATTGTAAGCACGATTCAGATAACCACTGCAGTACCCAACACAGTGTATCCTGCTCAAGGACAGTGGCCAGCTCCAGTGACCAAACAACCGGATATTAAGAACCCCAAGATCACTAAGGATCAGCGAACTACAGGGAGTCCCTCAAGAAAAACTATTATAATTACTGTGAAATCTGTCACCTCTGACACAATTCATATCTCCTGGAAGCTTGCTCTACCTATGACTGCTTTAAGACTCAGCTGGCTTAAGCTGGGCCATAGCCCAGCATTTGGATCTATAACAGAAACAATCGTAACAGGGGAACGCAGTGAATACTTGGTAACAGCCCTGGAGCCTGACTCACCCTATAGAGTATGCATGGTTCCCATGGAAACCAGTAACCTCTACTTATTTGATGAAACTCCTGTTTGTATTGAGACTGAAACTGCACCCCTTCGAATGTACAATCCTACAACCACACTCAatagagagcaagagaaagaaccTTACAAAAACCCCAATTTACCTTTGGCTGCCATCATTGGTGGGGCTGTGGCCCTGGTGACAATTGCCCTTCTTGCTCTAGTATGTTGGTATGTTCATAGAAATGGGTCACTCTTCTCAAGGAACTGTGCTTACAGCaaagggaggagaagaaaggatgACTATGCAGAAGCTGGCACTAAGAAAGACAACTCTATCCTGGAAATCagggagacttcttttcagatgTTACCAATAAGCAATGAACCCATTTCAAAGGAGGAGTTTGTAATACACACCATATTTCCTCCTAATGGAATGAATCTGTACAAAAACAATCACAGTGAAAGCAGTAGTAACCGAAGCTATAGAGACAGTGGTATTCCAGACTCAGATCACTCACACTCATGA